In Natranaerovirga hydrolytica, one DNA window encodes the following:
- a CDS encoding N-acetylmuramoyl-L-alanine amidase family protein, with translation MKVKKIISFVIALVILLQQSFTVFANEDLYLKYDGETHLYQYRPVEIYIGNEEVQIEDMPGIIFTDTGSSRTLVPAREVFEAQEVGAKVEWINDTREIHITYEDQFIRLQIDSDKAYVNNQEVILDVPAKLIANANLNNGYAKTMIPLRFVGETLGHEVDWDQEHYRATLVIEEDNQVIEDENYSEEIEEEIEEEIIEDIIEEDEEYAIEVPEGEQLDELDGSQAVRELPTPLSNNPVFWAGNGDVLEGITDLYFGSSIEEQDNDVIKIKKITSENKGNYHQYIVEADGPISSLDEAIWNDNLVLDVINAEWELGSSNQTFDDAYISSVRSSQFSDSPMTTRLVFDAKQSGIHFNVELSDNREKIIINALNNIVHMIEIGQDGEGDYIDITGLLAPGVEVFRLSHPDRLVLDLPNTLSAVKYEEAIVEGQYIKEIRTSQFTENTTRVVVETEGQADYRINQSGSSTKIRIIEPGFENMNYANPSVPTITIEKPEGIHLSDIKQKDLYLDREFVLEIPGNHLDYYGTGLIEVNDRSIQRVKMGLNDSGNTELTIQANRVFAYEIIETNEEVVLKARMPRDVYSQIIVVDPGHGGSDPGARANGLVEKTLNLDMTFYLKEFLDADDSIKTYYTRLDDSYPTLQERAILANEIEADIFLSIHNNAHNGSANGTETLYYPTTDNDGLTSRKLARIFQDSMLDMLGLYDRGIKERSNLYVLRNTTMPAVIVEVGFMDNAHDAAKLKDEKFVRDASLSMYRAILETFEKYPTNR, from the coding sequence ATGAAGGTAAAAAAAATAATATCTTTTGTTATCGCATTGGTTATATTGCTTCAACAAAGTTTTACTGTATTTGCCAATGAAGATTTATATTTAAAGTATGATGGAGAAACACATTTATACCAATATAGACCTGTTGAGATATACATAGGTAATGAAGAAGTCCAAATAGAAGATATGCCAGGTATTATTTTTACAGATACCGGTAGCAGTCGAACATTGGTACCTGCAAGAGAGGTTTTTGAAGCGCAAGAAGTAGGTGCAAAAGTAGAATGGATTAATGATACAAGAGAAATTCATATTACATACGAAGATCAATTTATTAGATTGCAAATAGATAGTGATAAAGCTTATGTGAATAATCAAGAAGTTATCCTAGATGTACCAGCAAAATTAATTGCTAACGCAAATCTTAATAATGGTTATGCCAAAACAATGATACCTTTAAGATTTGTAGGAGAGACATTAGGACATGAAGTGGATTGGGATCAAGAACATTATAGAGCAACATTAGTGATTGAAGAGGATAACCAAGTAATAGAGGATGAGAATTATTCAGAAGAAATAGAAGAAGAAATAGAAGAAGAAATAATAGAAGACATTATAGAAGAAGATGAAGAATACGCTATAGAGGTACCTGAAGGTGAACAGTTAGATGAACTAGATGGCTCTCAAGCTGTACGAGAACTTCCCACACCGTTATCCAATAATCCTGTTTTTTGGGCTGGAAATGGTGATGTACTGGAAGGCATTACTGACTTATACTTTGGTTCGTCTATTGAAGAACAAGATAACGATGTCATTAAAATTAAAAAAATAACAAGTGAAAACAAAGGGAATTATCATCAATATATAGTAGAAGCAGATGGTCCCATATCTTCACTTGATGAAGCGATTTGGAATGACAATCTGGTCCTAGATGTTATTAATGCAGAGTGGGAACTGGGTAGCAGCAATCAAACCTTTGATGACGCATATATATCTTCCGTAAGGTCTAGCCAGTTTTCAGATAGTCCCATGACAACAAGATTGGTGTTTGATGCCAAACAAAGTGGTATACATTTTAATGTTGAACTATCTGATAATAGAGAAAAAATCATTATAAATGCTTTGAATAATATTGTTCATATGATAGAAATTGGACAAGATGGTGAAGGAGATTATATCGATATAACTGGGTTATTAGCACCAGGAGTTGAGGTCTTTAGATTGAGTCATCCAGATCGATTGGTTTTAGATTTGCCTAATACCTTATCTGCCGTAAAGTATGAAGAAGCTATTGTAGAAGGTCAATATATAAAAGAAATTAGAACATCTCAGTTTACGGAAAACACTACGAGAGTGGTAGTTGAAACAGAAGGACAAGCAGATTATAGAATAAATCAATCCGGTAGCAGTACAAAGATAAGAATTATAGAACCTGGTTTTGAGAATATGAATTACGCCAATCCAAGCGTACCAACAATAACCATTGAAAAACCAGAAGGCATACATTTATCGGATATAAAACAAAAGGATTTATACTTAGATAGAGAATTTGTATTAGAAATACCAGGTAATCATCTAGATTATTATGGCACAGGATTAATAGAAGTCAATGATCGAAGCATACAAAGGGTGAAAATGGGACTCAATGATAGTGGCAATACAGAATTAACCATTCAAGCCAATAGAGTTTTTGCCTATGAAATAATTGAAACCAATGAAGAAGTTGTCTTAAAAGCCCGTATGCCAAGAGATGTTTACAGTCAAATTATAGTAGTAGATCCAGGTCATGGTGGGAGTGATCCAGGCGCTAGAGCCAATGGATTGGTTGAAAAAACTTTGAATTTAGATATGACATTTTATCTAAAAGAATTTTTAGATGCAGATGATTCAATTAAAACTTACTATACAAGATTAGATGACTCCTATCCAACATTACAAGAAAGGGCTATTTTAGCTAACGAAATAGAAGCCGATATCTTCTTAAGCATTCATAATAATGCTCACAATGGCTCAGCTAATGGAACGGAAACTTTATATTATCCTACAACAGATAATGATGGATTAACGTCAAGAAAACTTGCAAGAATATTCCAAGATTCCATGCTAGACATGCTAGGGTTATACGATAGGGGCATTAAAGAAAGAAGTAATCTATATGTCCTTAGAAACACTACGATGCCAGCTGTTATAGTAGAAGTAGGATTTATGGACAATGCACATGACGCGGCAAAACTAAAAGATGAAAAGTTTGTAAGGGATGCCTCTCTATCAATGTATAGAGCAATACTAGAAACATTTGAAAAATACCCTACAAACAGATAA
- a CDS encoding Gx transporter family protein, whose amino-acid sequence MKYQTRVQKMTKVQKMVLISMLISIALVLSYFERMIIGPFPVPGAKLGLANIITLLSILLLNFNESFTVVIVRIILGSFFTGASGFLYSLAGGLLSFIVMFILYKFFNKYLTVIAISVIGSVFHNVGQILMAGLIIQNFRIIYYLPHLFIIGVVTGLAIGVIVNMLYSYLKTHYLC is encoded by the coding sequence ATGAAATATCAAACTAGAGTTCAAAAGATGACAAAAGTGCAAAAAATGGTATTAATTAGTATGTTGATATCTATTGCACTGGTATTAAGTTACTTTGAAAGAATGATTATTGGACCTTTTCCAGTACCAGGTGCAAAACTTGGACTTGCTAACATCATTACTTTGCTAAGTATTTTATTACTTAATTTTAATGAGTCTTTTACCGTAGTAATTGTTAGAATTATATTAGGCTCTTTTTTCACAGGAGCCTCAGGTTTTCTATATAGTTTAGCTGGTGGCTTGTTAAGTTTTATTGTAATGTTTATCTTATATAAGTTTTTTAATAAGTATTTAACGGTCATTGCTATTAGTGTTATAGGCTCTGTTTTTCATAATGTGGGTCAAATATTAATGGCAGGATTAATCATACAAAATTTTAGAATCATATATTATTTGCCCCATTTATTTATTATTGGTGTTGTAACAGGTTTAGCAATTGGTGTGATTGTCAATATGCTATATTCCTATTTGAAAACACATTATCTTTGTTAA
- a CDS encoding THUMP domain-containing class I SAM-dependent RNA methyltransferase encodes MDKVQLIAPCVFGVEAVLKREIQQLGYNIIDVEDGRVTFEGDREAICRSNIFLRSAERVLIKVGSFRATSFEELFDKVKALEWENYLEKDSKFWVTKASSIKSKLFSPSDIQSIVKKSIVDRLRRIYKAEWFEETGSQYPIRVFIKKDQVTISIDSSGEALHKRGYRQMTTKAPLSETLASSMIQLTPWKEDRTLIDPFCGSGTIPIEAAMQGANIAPGLNRSFESEDWNNLLNKKDWFRAIDEAHDMMKENIEVDIQGYDIDEEALKAARHNAQLAGVDHLIHFQKRDIKELSSPKKYGFMITNPPYGERLGTKETTETLYKEMGTVLKKLDTWSFFIITSYDGIEKVINKKATKKRKLYNGMLKTNFYQFYGPKPRQS; translated from the coding sequence ATGGATAAAGTACAGCTGATTGCTCCTTGCGTTTTTGGAGTAGAGGCAGTTTTAAAAAGAGAAATACAGCAACTAGGCTATAATATTATAGATGTTGAAGATGGAAGAGTAACATTTGAAGGTGATCGTGAAGCAATATGTAGAAGTAATATTTTTTTAAGAAGTGCTGAAAGAGTGTTAATAAAAGTAGGCTCTTTTAGAGCAACATCCTTTGAAGAGTTATTTGATAAAGTAAAAGCATTAGAATGGGAAAATTATTTAGAAAAAGATAGCAAATTTTGGGTGACCAAAGCATCATCTATAAAATCTAAATTATTTAGCCCTTCAGATATTCAGTCTATAGTTAAAAAATCTATAGTGGATCGATTAAGAAGAATCTATAAGGCAGAATGGTTTGAAGAAACAGGAAGTCAGTATCCAATTAGAGTTTTTATAAAAAAAGATCAAGTCACTATTAGCATAGATTCTAGTGGAGAAGCTCTTCATAAAAGAGGGTATAGACAGATGACCACAAAAGCTCCTTTGAGTGAAACGTTGGCATCGTCTATGATACAATTAACACCATGGAAAGAAGATAGAACTTTGATTGATCCTTTTTGTGGTAGTGGAACAATACCTATAGAAGCAGCGATGCAAGGTGCCAATATAGCCCCAGGTTTAAATAGAAGTTTTGAATCAGAAGATTGGAATAATTTGTTGAATAAAAAGGATTGGTTTAGAGCAATAGACGAAGCCCATGATATGATGAAAGAAAATATTGAAGTAGACATACAAGGTTATGATATAGATGAAGAAGCTTTGAAAGCTGCTAGGCATAATGCACAATTAGCAGGAGTAGATCATTTAATACATTTTCAAAAAAGAGATATAAAAGAGTTAAGCAGCCCTAAAAAATATGGTTTTATGATTACAAACCCACCTTATGGTGAAAGACTGGGAACAAAAGAAACAACTGAAACGTTATATAAAGAAATGGGTACGGTATTAAAAAAACTAGATACTTGGTCATTTTTTATCATTACATCTTATGATGGCATAGAAAAAGTCATTAATAAAAAGGCTACTAAAAAAAGAAAATTATATAACGGTATGTTAAAAACAAATTTTTATCAATTTTACGGTCCAAAACCAAGACAATCGTGA
- a CDS encoding GerMN domain-containing protein gives MNHLFKESIRAVHLISLITIFLSNPSMNLEIPNSWHYREKEHNISRVYYYKDTSNQMIFEKYDCVDQELYLLEEQVNMTCNELFNNPYSHITLIPNGTEVVSVSIEEGHLELVVTNDIMNYGGNAREWSMVNQILATVFSIKEVERLTIYIEETGYLFPEGTSIKAYTRAEWEERKGIIRREWLEEQSL, from the coding sequence ATGAATCATTTATTCAAAGAATCCATAAGGGCAGTTCATTTAATATCTTTAATAACAATTTTTTTGAGTAACCCCAGTATGAATTTAGAAATCCCTAATAGTTGGCACTATAGAGAAAAAGAACACAACATTAGCAGAGTATATTATTACAAGGACACATCCAATCAGATGATATTTGAAAAATATGACTGTGTGGATCAAGAATTATATTTATTAGAAGAACAGGTTAATATGACTTGTAATGAATTATTTAATAACCCTTATAGTCACATCACCCTCATTCCAAATGGAACAGAAGTGGTGAGTGTAAGTATTGAAGAAGGACATCTTGAACTTGTAGTGACAAATGATATAATGAATTATGGTGGCAATGCAAGAGAGTGGAGTATGGTTAATCAAATACTTGCCACAGTATTTTCTATAAAAGAAGTGGAGCGATTAACGATTTATATTGAAGAAACTGGTTATTTGTTCCCAGAGGGAACAAGTATTAAAGCGTATACAAGGGCAGAATGGGAAGAAAGGAAAGGGATTATACGCAGAGAGTGGTTAGAAGAACAAAGTCTATAA
- a CDS encoding lectin like domain-containing protein, translated as MKKIKKIFALVLICVLAIHSNYVYSFITNNSSNNIKRINNNTDIVENKLLNAQNDDNEYSDILIEEDEKDNVGIKEEQAKEAERELAKVALDQNVVFQENSNPIIRVLLDDRYIDYNEDYGYPFFENNRTQVPLRLTMERFGAEVGWDSQDNMATVYKDRTLVKIPFGEPYILVNDVRVDNDAESLVIDDRTYIPIRIVLEAFGAEVIWDQDNFYVIINSQPRENLLSSLPSLYDYRSVGRTTPVKNQGNLGTCWAFATLGAFETALMPEERWSFSENHLSIQHGFDLGQNDGGEYNMSLAYLSRWSGPIRESDDAYGDGVSPTNIPAVKHLQEAVMLPSKNYKEIKKAIYLHGGVQTSVYSPVTARENNSSYYNEATSSLYYFGEEKSNHDVVLIGWDDDYAKENFLVTPDGDGAFIAKNSWGTDFGEEGYYYISYYDNNVGINNIVYTRIDEPDNYDNIYQTDWLGWIGNLGYNDETAYFANVYETEQDEALRAVSFYATGDHSNYEVFYVPEFEDKNSLRDKRFLTSGDLKFAGYYTIDFNEELVIEENTQFAVVVKIVTPGASYPVAIEFDSGGHTSTVVIDDGEGYISYDGYHWENTESSQESNISLKAFTDNI; from the coding sequence ATGAAAAAAATTAAAAAAATATTCGCACTTGTATTAATATGTGTATTGGCTATTCACAGTAACTATGTGTATAGTTTTATTACAAATAACTCCTCAAATAACATAAAAAGAATAAACAATAATACGGATATAGTAGAAAATAAATTGCTTAATGCACAAAATGATGATAATGAATACAGTGATATATTGATTGAAGAAGATGAAAAAGATAATGTGGGAATTAAAGAGGAACAAGCAAAGGAAGCAGAACGGGAACTCGCTAAAGTTGCATTAGATCAAAACGTGGTATTTCAAGAAAATAGCAATCCAATCATTAGGGTTTTATTAGACGATAGATATATAGATTATAATGAGGATTATGGTTATCCATTTTTTGAAAACAATAGAACCCAAGTCCCTCTTAGACTCACTATGGAAAGATTCGGTGCAGAAGTTGGTTGGGATAGCCAAGACAATATGGCAACAGTATATAAAGATAGAACCTTAGTTAAAATACCATTTGGTGAACCCTATATATTGGTCAATGATGTAAGAGTCGATAATGATGCAGAATCTCTGGTGATTGATGACCGTACATATATACCCATACGAATTGTTTTAGAAGCATTTGGTGCAGAAGTAATATGGGATCAAGATAACTTTTATGTCATTATTAATAGTCAACCAAGAGAAAACTTACTATCATCGTTACCAAGCTTATATGATTATCGGTCTGTAGGAAGAACAACCCCTGTAAAGAATCAGGGTAATCTAGGAACCTGCTGGGCTTTTGCAACATTAGGAGCCTTTGAAACCGCTTTAATGCCTGAGGAAAGATGGTCTTTTTCAGAAAACCATTTAAGCATTCAACATGGTTTTGACTTAGGTCAAAACGATGGAGGAGAATATAATATGTCATTGGCGTATTTAAGTAGATGGTCTGGTCCCATTAGGGAATCTGATGATGCTTATGGTGATGGTGTTTCTCCTACCAATATACCGGCAGTAAAACATTTACAAGAAGCCGTTATGTTACCTAGCAAGAATTATAAGGAAATAAAGAAAGCAATTTATTTGCATGGTGGTGTTCAGACATCAGTTTACTCACCTGTCACAGCACGAGAAAATAATTCAAGTTATTATAATGAAGCAACCAGTTCACTGTATTATTTTGGAGAAGAGAAATCAAATCACGATGTTGTATTAATAGGGTGGGACGATGATTATGCCAAAGAAAATTTCTTAGTGACTCCTGATGGGGACGGTGCTTTTATTGCTAAAAATAGTTGGGGTACTGACTTTGGAGAAGAAGGTTACTATTATATATCGTATTATGACAATAATGTAGGCATTAATAATATTGTTTACACAAGGATAGACGAACCGGATAATTATGATAATATTTATCAAACGGATTGGTTAGGATGGATTGGAAATCTTGGATATAATGATGAGACAGCTTACTTTGCTAATGTGTATGAAACAGAGCAAGATGAGGCACTAAGAGCAGTTAGTTTTTATGCTACAGGAGATCATTCAAATTATGAGGTTTTTTATGTGCCTGAATTTGAGGATAAAAACTCACTGAGAGATAAAAGGTTTTTAACTTCCGGTGATCTTAAATTTGCTGGATACTATACAATAGATTTTAATGAAGAACTCGTTATAGAAGAAAACACTCAATTTGCAGTGGTTGTAAAAATCGTAACTCCTGGGGCATCTTATCCAGTAGCTATTGAATTTGATTCTGGTGGGCATACTTCAACAGTGGTTATAGATGATGGAGAAGGTTATATTAGTTATGATGGTTACCATTGGGAAAATACTGAAAGTAGCCAAGAAAGCAATATATCTTTAAAAGCTTTTACGGATAATATATAA
- a CDS encoding NusG domain II-containing protein — translation MKKGDKIIAIILIGIIMGWGIFQLVSNQVEADNRSVEIKVNDQVYESIPFTNIGDSQEIRVETERGYNIIKIDQDGAEVIEASCPDKICVHTPKVTNSRGIIACLPNRVSVEITGEEEDGLDEISN, via the coding sequence TTGAAAAAGGGTGACAAAATTATTGCAATCATACTTATTGGGATTATTATGGGGTGGGGAATATTTCAGTTGGTTTCAAATCAAGTGGAAGCAGATAATAGAAGTGTTGAAATAAAAGTTAATGATCAAGTCTATGAAAGCATACCGTTTACAAATATTGGAGATAGTCAAGAAATAAGAGTAGAAACAGAACGAGGATATAATATTATTAAAATTGATCAAGATGGCGCAGAAGTCATAGAGGCAAGTTGTCCAGATAAAATATGTGTCCATACGCCTAAAGTAACCAATTCAAGAGGAATCATTGCGTGTTTGCCCAATAGAGTATCAGTAGAAATAACGGGAGAAGAAGAGGACGGATTAGATGAAATATCAAACTAG